In the genome of Rhopalosiphum padi isolate XX-2018 chromosome 1, ASM2088224v1, whole genome shotgun sequence, the window tccaaAGTCCGCAAACATAATTACTCAGTGATTCCATTTTCATGTAATGGCATTACACGTAAACTCTCTTTTAGAACAACTATAGtttccaaattaaaaaatttttttgaaggATCATTATTTAAATGACCCGATACATCAcagatcaatattttatttttaaacttgcaATATGTCTCTCTCATTACACCCAGTGCAATATCAATAACAAAATTACTCaaccacattttttttgttttcaggtGTATACATTGATAGTGTGTCAGTCACTGAACAATAACTTTACTCGTGGCACTGAGTTATGTCTTTaacactattataaattaaatttctcgGTCCTCATCATTCTTTTTCCTCACCATCTTCAGATGATGACGAAATCAAATTGATGAATGATGTACATTctttttttacgattttcttTTGTTGATGTTGGATTGGAGGAAGTACACAATAATTGGATGGTATTTCTAGCAGTACTTCTTTAGATTTAATCAGTATAATACTTCTAGTGAATTGAACAAATCTTCCACATTTCATGCGCTGGCATTTTTTGTTAGACTTTAAATCCCTGCAAACCAACTCTCTTCTGGAGCATTGCTTGCTCTGTTTGTCGAACCAAATACTTTGAACCGCATCACACCTGCCACATTGGAATCACCGGAATGATAGACTCCATAATATCATTGTGGAACTCAATACTATACAATGGATTTTCTTCAAAActagtacacatttttaatgtctTTTTTACCTGAACAACTATATTTTCAAACCGAGACAAGAACCTGAAATCTTTATACCCGTAAAATGTCTTAGCATCTCTTATTTGTTcaaaatgtaacatttttttgttttattattagctCATCAACTAGATCTTTTGAACTTTCATGACTGAGCAACTTCAAGGTGTTTATAGCATATTTCACATTGTCAGTCTTGTAGGGTGATAACAACACCGTTGTAACTGCAGTGAACCATTTGTCCAGACATTCCGTGGTGGTTATGTTGAAAGCTGGCGAGATACAAGCAGTTGCCAAGCACGCCAAAGACTCATTGGTCATCTTCCCATgtcctttataatatttatgagtatcatcagatatattttttattaaatgacaaCAACAAAGACTAATCAGTGTGTTGCAATCAAATATTTTCTCTTCATACATGAATTCataacatttattcaaatattctaCGATCTCGTTACATTCATTAAATTCTCTCACAAACCCTTTTAGTATTGCTATTGAAAAGTCACTGACAACGTGTGCCATGAATTTATCACACTGTTGTTTATAGAATTTTCGAAATTCCATTAGACTATTTGTTATCTCACCAGCAGTTATAAATTCTGCTATTGGAATTATCCGCTCATTACACATGGTGACAGtcacataatacaaaaataatttttcttttcccTGTATTGAACAGTGTAGGATCTCTTGTAGTTTCTCTTACCACGCCGCCAGTTACATCAACATGAATCGTAACAAAATTTATCTTTCTTAATACGTAACTTGATCCCGACtaaataaaaagtttcaaaatcCTTCTCCTTTGGATCAGATAAACACTAAATGAATTCTGAACATTGATCTTTCAATAAATGCATATCAACCCTGTCATCAGCCATTTGATCATTAAGACTCTTTTGCTTGTGATACACCTTATAATATACCCGATCAGACCTTATGTTGCACAAGTTACCGCGTTTTAGTTTACTTGGAGAAGCTTTTCAAATATACTTTTGTTATAAACTCATCAGTGGACAGTACTTTGATATTTTCTTTGTCTTTGTCGATTTTTTCCCTTCAGGAACGTAGTCAACTTACCATAGTGGCTGTTACTCAGAACTGTTATTTTTGCCAAACTGTCAGTTGTTTTTTTCTCCACcactattttaaactgcttacaAAATTCATGCCCACAAATTCTATAATATGTCAAACCTttcttggaaatatttttattcttaattgtCAACAAGCAAGAGTTATTTATGGTTTAAAATTTTTCACGTAACAAATCATTTATTTCATTTGaaatttcttgatttttttacaTTGCATTATCAACCATTTGTTTAAATTCTTCATCTTGTAAACTAATGGTTCCTTCCACAACAGTAcactttttataacatattatatttttaattttattgtctatattaaaataccttACCTTTAAGGGATATACATTCTTTGAGTTCTTAGGCAATGCTTCCAGATCTGCTTCTGGTGTGTTACAAAGAGATATAGATTTAAATCTCTTTTCTGGAGTAAACAAATTTCCAGTATATGAAacatttaggttttttttaggGGTGTTAGCATTTCTTCAGCAAcattaatttctttaatattaggAAATAGTTATACTCTTATCATTACcaattttttctatagtacTATGTCACTATGACAATCATTATTGATTTGAAAAGAAATATTAAGCAAATCAGGATTACACTTAATGAAATCATGTTCTTTGATTTCATCAGCATTTTCGTTCAAACAGATATCCAGCTCATCTACTATTATATcagatgtataattattttctttttgagGAGAACTGTCTGTAAACAATTTTCTCTTTACACATACTACCAAACTCTCATTCATATTGTTATCTTTACATAACATGTTATTTTGAGATGATTTGTTAGAACTCCTAGTTCCTACAAGCTTCATTTTCTTTAAAACATGACATTTCAATActctaatttgatttttatgattatatttaacttttaataacttACATACCAAATTAGCGTTATCTGTTGTGTATATACAAACTACAAAGATCATTCCTCGAGTAACCATTATCTTCAAGCTGCTTAcgcaaatttgaattattttctgttttagTATCTAATGATTTTCTTAAGGTAGAATTGGTGatattattgacaataaatATGGTCTTCGAGTTATGTTAAAGTTTTGAATCATATAACCCAAAAACTCAATTTCTTCATCAGTACTATTGTCACTACTATTACTGCTGCTACTTAAATAagccatattatttattttctaaagttaattttaagtacaaattgggtattttgtattttttcaaatgaaatggTGCTtacgttgaaaatgtttaaataataccaattataaaGATACCTGATACCTACGagtcaataatataatctgATAATATTCTACCTAATCCCTAGTTAAACTCTTTAACTGATCAAATATCTCGGATTAAAGtccggttaaaatattaatcgagtgatgataaaattacatttttagtttaactAGGGATTAATGTTAACTGAAGATTAAATTATCTTAACTGGAGATTGATAAAATGGCTCTTAatgaattaacttaattttttttaactttattgcaATGACCTTTTTTGAATATCACATTACAAATGTCATTTATCGCTTCATGAGATACACCTATGCTGCCAAATTccaatgttgtatattttttttgaatgaagTGGActattttttcaactttttttgtacacttattttaaaatttaattattacaattatagtaGGAGCCTTACTCGACTACTTCTCaacagtaaaatgtattttttactacgtttatactttatatgcatcaattaaattataaatgcgcATCAGTTTAATGCGAATTAAAAATGCGTTTATA includes:
- the LOC132918597 gene encoding LOW QUALITY PROTEIN: uncharacterized protein LOC132918597 (The sequence of the model RefSeq protein was modified relative to this genomic sequence to represent the inferred CDS: deleted 1 base in 1 codon), with the protein product MKCTKKVEKIVHFIQKKYTTLEFGSIGVSHEAINDICNVIFKKGHCNKVKKKSLDTKTENNSNLRKQLEDNGYSRNDLCSLYYTTDNANLVCKLLKVKYNHKNQIRVLKCHVLKKMKLVGTRSSNKSSQNNMLCKDNNMNESLVVCVKRKLFTDSSPQKENNYTSDIIVDELDICLNENADEIKEHDFIKCNPDLLNISFQINNDCHSDIVL